A genome region from Methanobacterium sp. includes the following:
- a CDS encoding DUF308 domain-containing protein encodes MKNAVLGILAIILGLIVLAFPLAGLVAASVLTGFVVLMIAIWLLIVGGSQMEVSKSAGIMNVILGIIVLIVGIGLIFSPALFAFLAGFLLYLAGIFLIIAGIISLASRNEFKNATWAGILGIILGILYIILGTFAFDPIYLGVLIGVWLIINGIFALLE; translated from the coding sequence ATGAAAAACGCCGTATTAGGTATTTTGGCAATAATTCTTGGTTTGATAGTTTTAGCGTTCCCACTAGCAGGCCTTGTGGCTGCAAGTGTGTTGACTGGATTTGTAGTATTGATGATCGCTATCTGGCTTCTGATTGTTGGTGGATCTCAGATGGAGGTCAGTAAATCTGCGGGAATTATGAATGTAATACTGGGTATAATCGTTCTTATAGTGGGAATCGGTCTGATTTTCAGCCCGGCATTATTCGCATTCTTAGCAGGATTCTTACTGTACCTGGCAGGTATATTCCTGATAATAGCTGGAATAATATCCCTAGCATCCCGTAACGAATTTAAAAACGCTACATGGGCTGGTATCCTGGGAATAATACTGGGTATACTGTACATCATTCTGGGAACATTCGCCTTTGACCCAATTTACCTGGGAGTTTTAATTGGTGTCTGGCTGATAATAAATGGTATATTTGCTCTACTAGAATAA
- a CDS encoding ATP-binding cassette domain-containing protein: protein MNTEDILTFKDVSKVYKKGGVERVALNNLSFSLTSQTHTLIKGPSGAGKTSLIYLAGLIKKPSAGEILVNGISTQNLNEEECSNLIKNEIGFIFRRSNLLPYLSILENVMLPMISADEEKAKRLLEKVELDDWNRFPHELSIEAEQRVALARSLVNDPTLLLADEPTGELDEDETENFIGLFDKMDDLTILMTSDQNSLNQFFQDYELEYGVLKL, encoded by the coding sequence GTGAATACTGAAGATATTTTAACATTTAAAGATGTTAGTAAGGTTTACAAGAAGGGAGGGGTAGAACGAGTAGCCCTTAATAATTTATCATTTTCCCTTACCTCCCAAACCCATACCCTAATAAAAGGTCCTTCAGGAGCTGGGAAGACATCTCTAATATACCTTGCAGGTCTTATCAAAAAACCCAGTGCTGGAGAGATCCTTGTTAACGGAATTTCAACCCAAAATTTGAACGAAGAAGAATGTTCAAACCTGATTAAAAATGAAATTGGCTTTATTTTTCGTCGTTCAAATCTGCTACCCTATCTTTCTATTCTTGAAAATGTGATGCTTCCCATGATATCAGCGGATGAAGAGAAAGCTAAAAGATTGTTGGAAAAAGTAGAACTGGATGATTGGAACCGATTCCCCCATGAGTTATCCATTGAAGCAGAACAAAGAGTTGCTCTGGCCCGTTCACTTGTTAATGATCCGACACTTCTACTTGCCGATGAACCAACTGGAGAACTTGATGAAGATGAAACAGAGAATTTTATAGGACTATTTGATAAAATGGATGACCTTACCATCCTTATGACCAGTGATCAGAATTCACTTAACCAATTCTTTCAAGACTATGAACTTGAATACGGAGTACTCAAACTTTAA
- a CDS encoding phage holin family protein yields the protein MEDGEKQSLEWYDRIQDHSRFYWLGRTMVMWIGGFLGFMIIDYLSVGLHFDDWFTAFIAAGVVGILNAMFWPVLTRILLPFMVFTVGIGSLLLNALLIWLASDLMAGFTIEGPALILTPIAMAAMTAILSAILTIDDDATYYRNVIRKIKKGKIKYNEKTGVIFLEIDGLAFNILNEAIEKGAMPTLKKWLENDSHKVMPWETDLSSQTGASQAGILHGNNHNIPAFRWVEKDKNNKIMVSTGLSDAPVIEKRISDGNGLLACHGASRTNLFSGDAVDVIFTYSQLKNLGRFYTRAWYYVYSYPSNFARIVALFLWDVFLDFASQLVHWIKNIKPRIRRGFIYPFVRAGANVFLREVTTAVVIGDMLEGKVDVAYVTYLGYDEIAHHSGTRDWDVFYALKKLDMQFHRLDNARKYAPRPYQLVVQSDHGQTNGATFLQRYGQTLEDLVRDLMPPETLIYSELSSNEDHFGQAIQSPIEDGKIYIKDRSDHVVDESRYLFDTAVKKVDEAPVIKGKVLDYLKRHEIGEMPAKKISSENAQVIVLASGNLGLIYLTEHVERLTFEQIKATYPDVIPGLIQHEGVGFVMVNSKEQGPMAVGKEGIHYLKDGTIEGEDPLTHFGPRAPKHLLRTDGFKYAPDILVNSFYDPETNEVAAFEELVGSHGGLGGEQTQPFIIHPSQWDMGSEAIVGAEKLYNVLKKQLETL from the coding sequence ATGGAAGATGGGGAAAAACAGTCGCTAGAGTGGTATGATCGGATTCAAGACCATTCTCGGTTCTACTGGTTAGGCAGAACCATGGTTATGTGGATCGGTGGATTTCTGGGATTCATGATTATTGATTATTTATCAGTGGGTTTGCATTTCGATGATTGGTTCACGGCATTTATAGCCGCAGGAGTAGTGGGAATCCTAAATGCCATGTTCTGGCCAGTATTGACCCGAATATTATTACCCTTTATGGTATTTACGGTGGGGATAGGTTCATTATTGTTAAATGCATTATTAATATGGCTGGCCAGTGATTTAATGGCGGGATTCACCATTGAAGGCCCTGCACTGATATTAACGCCCATTGCCATGGCAGCAATGACCGCAATTTTATCAGCTATTTTAACCATTGATGATGATGCTACTTATTACCGGAATGTTATCCGGAAGATTAAAAAGGGAAAAATCAAATATAACGAAAAAACAGGAGTAATATTCCTGGAGATCGATGGTCTTGCCTTTAACATTCTAAATGAAGCCATTGAAAAGGGGGCCATGCCAACCCTTAAAAAATGGTTAGAAAATGACTCACATAAGGTAATGCCTTGGGAAACTGACCTATCAAGTCAAACCGGGGCCAGTCAGGCGGGGATCCTCCATGGGAATAATCACAACATTCCCGCCTTCAGATGGGTGGAGAAAGATAAAAACAATAAAATTATGGTTTCAACAGGATTATCTGATGCCCCGGTTATTGAGAAAAGAATCTCTGATGGAAACGGGCTTTTAGCCTGTCACGGGGCCAGCAGAACAAACCTGTTTTCTGGAGATGCCGTTGATGTTATTTTCACTTACAGTCAGCTTAAAAACCTGGGAAGATTCTATACCCGGGCATGGTATTATGTTTATTCTTATCCCTCTAACTTCGCCCGTATTGTAGCATTGTTCTTATGGGATGTTTTTTTAGACTTTGCATCACAACTGGTCCACTGGATAAAAAATATCAAACCACGTATAAGGCGAGGTTTTATTTATCCATTTGTAAGAGCAGGAGCAAATGTATTCTTACGTGAGGTGACCACAGCTGTGGTTATTGGTGACATGCTGGAGGGTAAAGTTGATGTTGCCTACGTAACTTACCTGGGATATGACGAGATCGCCCATCACTCCGGAACCCGGGATTGGGATGTATTTTATGCTCTTAAAAAGCTGGATATGCAGTTTCATCGTTTGGATAACGCCCGAAAATACGCACCTCGACCTTATCAGCTGGTGGTTCAATCTGATCACGGTCAAACCAATGGGGCCACTTTCCTGCAAAGATATGGTCAGACCCTGGAGGATCTTGTTCGGGATTTAATGCCCCCAGAAACCCTCATCTACAGTGAACTTTCCTCCAACGAAGACCACTTTGGCCAGGCTATCCAGAGCCCTATAGAAGATGGTAAAATCTATATAAAGGATCGAAGCGACCATGTGGTGGATGAAAGCAGATATCTATTCGATACAGCAGTAAAAAAGGTTGATGAAGCTCCAGTGATTAAGGGTAAGGTTCTAGACTACCTAAAACGTCACGAAATTGGGGAAATGCCTGCCAAAAAGATATCTTCCGAAAATGCCCAAGTTATTGTACTGGCATCCGGAAATCTGGGACTGATCTACTTAACTGAACACGTTGAAAGGTTAACCTTTGAACAGATAAAAGCTACATATCCTGATGTGATCCCTGGCCTGATTCAACACGAAGGGGTGGGATTCGTAATGGTCAATTCAAAGGAACAAGGACCAATGGCAGTTGGAAAAGAAGGAATTCATTACCTTAAAGATGGAACCATTGAAGGGGAGGACCCATTAACTCATTTTGGGCCAAGAGCACCTAAACATCTATTGCGCACTGATGGCTTTAAATACGCTCCGGATATTCTGGTTAACAGTTTTTATGATCCTGAAACTAATGAAGTAGCAGCCTTTGAGGAATTAGTGGGTAGTCATGGTGGTTTGGGAGGTGAACAAACCCAACCATTCATCATACATCCATCCCAGTGGGATATGGGTTCTGAAGCTATAGTAGGGGCAGAAAAATTATACAACGTACTAAAAAAACAGTTAGAAACACTTTAA
- a CDS encoding DUF308 domain-containing protein, with amino-acid sequence MNEGKNTLIGILAIILGLVVIAFPLVSVLTFSVLMGLGIIFLGIWFLVQSFHIWEKNLAAGIADLLLGIIAILFGIVFLGDVPAFEFLTFLGLYIVGIFLIITGLMSLVSGKDLKARGIGIMGIIFGILYFILGVYVANPFFLAVIIGAFLILAGIMEIFIKTPEEVEPSKK; translated from the coding sequence ATGAATGAAGGAAAAAACACATTAATTGGTATTTTAGCCATAATTCTGGGTCTCGTAGTTATTGCTTTCCCACTGGTGAGCGTACTCACTTTCAGTGTTTTAATGGGTCTTGGAATAATCTTTTTAGGGATCTGGTTTTTAGTACAAAGTTTTCATATTTGGGAGAAGAATCTTGCAGCAGGAATAGCTGATCTCTTGCTGGGAATTATTGCAATTCTATTTGGAATAGTATTCCTGGGAGATGTGCCTGCATTCGAATTTTTAACATTTTTAGGACTTTATATTGTAGGGATTTTCTTGATAATCACTGGGTTAATGTCATTGGTGTCAGGAAAAGATCTCAAAGCAAGAGGAATAGGAATTATGGGAATAATATTCGGTATTTTATACTTTATACTGGGTGTGTATGTGGCTAATCCATTTTTCCTGGCGGTGATTATAGGAGCGTTCTTAATATTAGCTGGAATAATGGAGATTTTCATCAAAACCCCCGAAGAAGTGGAACCATCCAAAAAGTAA
- a CDS encoding metallophosphoesterase: MKEKDPNALKYRQKLQRGMTRWRHKIGNPEFNHEDFQLEYVEVIIPGLDPAFHNYRLLNLSDIHLGQWITPEHLEGVVKMANKEKPDSVTITGDFVSYILDDVAEDLENSLKKLKPKELSFAVLGNHDHWLSAERIREILHRCNIIDVSNDFYTIYHDKAPLHIAGVDSVMLGKHRLDLVMEKLPEEGPAILLAHEPDFADISSTTGRFSLQISGHSHGGQFLIPGLGTFIRGPHFLKYPAGKYMVGDMVQYTSRGLGTNVFWFRINCDPEITVFTLKSPEKIL; this comes from the coding sequence ATGAAAGAAAAGGATCCCAATGCCCTGAAATATAGGCAGAAGCTGCAGAGGGGAATGACTCGCTGGCGTCATAAAATAGGAAACCCTGAATTCAACCATGAAGACTTCCAGCTGGAATACGTTGAAGTTATAATACCAGGACTTGATCCAGCTTTTCATAATTATCGCCTGTTAAATCTCTCAGATATACATCTGGGGCAGTGGATCACACCAGAACATCTTGAAGGTGTGGTGAAAATGGCAAATAAAGAAAAACCAGATTCTGTGACCATAACTGGAGATTTTGTTTCCTACATCCTGGATGATGTTGCGGAAGACCTTGAAAACTCATTAAAAAAGTTAAAACCTAAAGAGTTATCATTTGCAGTTTTAGGTAACCATGATCACTGGCTAAGCGCTGAAAGAATAAGGGAAATATTGCATCGGTGTAACATAATCGATGTCAGTAATGATTTTTACACTATTTATCATGATAAAGCCCCTCTGCACATCGCCGGAGTGGATAGTGTGATGTTGGGAAAGCACCGCCTGGATCTGGTAATGGAAAAACTCCCAGAAGAGGGCCCAGCCATACTCCTGGCCCATGAACCTGATTTTGCAGATATAAGCTCCACCACAGGACGTTTCAGCCTGCAGATATCTGGTCACTCACACGGGGGACAATTTTTGATACCAGGGTTGGGTACATTCATCAGAGGTCCTCATTTCCTGAAATACCCGGCTGGTAAATATATGGTAGGGGACATGGTTCAGTACACCAGTCGGGGCCTGGGAACCAATGTATTCTGGTTCAGGATCAACTGCGACCCGGAAATCACAGTATTTACATTAAAATCTCCAGAAAAGATATTGTAA
- a CDS encoding ion channel: MDTKLHHKLELVMEIIFLIFIFLDSFLLFTSVFLPLKPGTYTNIAYFDLITSALLVFGYWIQRRRNESKAGYFQRNWNGIIAVIPFYFIGIVILGLSDASIILKILALIKIVTLIMAAGQVGKAVDRFVSKSRLVYGFAFFVVVLLVCSIGFFLLESGVNPEVTTYEDSLWYVIQTITTVGYGDVVPITQWGRLIGVIAMVSAIGISSLLTAATTSSLMDKLRDDREKLAKTSVNYAKKLDKRVQDLESKMAKEENVKGIENDLSEIKSEINEIKDLLNKINK, from the coding sequence ATGGATACTAAGCTGCATCATAAGCTGGAACTGGTCATGGAGATAATTTTCCTGATCTTCATATTCCTGGACAGTTTTCTTCTTTTCACCAGTGTATTTCTACCCCTCAAACCCGGTACATACACCAACATCGCTTATTTTGATTTAATAACCAGCGCACTGCTTGTATTCGGATACTGGATCCAGCGCCGCAGAAATGAATCAAAAGCAGGATATTTCCAAAGAAACTGGAACGGTATTATAGCAGTTATACCATTCTATTTCATCGGAATTGTTATTCTGGGGTTGAGTGACGCTTCAATCATCCTGAAAATTTTAGCACTAATTAAAATAGTTACATTGATAATGGCTGCCGGTCAGGTGGGTAAAGCAGTAGATAGGTTTGTTTCAAAAAGCCGGCTGGTCTATGGATTTGCATTCTTTGTGGTTGTGCTTCTTGTTTGTTCAATAGGGTTCTTTTTACTTGAAAGTGGAGTTAACCCTGAAGTTACTACCTATGAGGACTCATTATGGTACGTTATTCAGACCATAACCACTGTTGGCTACGGAGATGTGGTTCCCATCACTCAGTGGGGACGTTTAATTGGAGTGATTGCCATGGTTAGTGCCATAGGTATTTCCAGCCTGTTAACTGCAGCCACCACTTCTTCTTTAATGGATAAACTACGTGATGACCGTGAAAAACTCGCCAAAACAAGTGTTAATTATGCAAAGAAACTTGATAAACGAGTGCAGGATTTAGAATCAAAGATGGCGAAAGAAGAGAATGTTAAGGGAATTGAAAATGATTTAAGTGAGATTAAATCTGAAATAAATGAAATTAAAGACTTGCTGAATAAAATTAACAAATAA
- a CDS encoding DUF308 domain-containing protein has product MAAGKNVLLGILAIILGLIVIAFPLISVFTFSVLAGMGVLILGIWFLVQAFSVWESSKGISIVYLILGIIAIIAGIGLVGNILALSFLTSFILYLAGFFLFMSGVITLFAGEGGSAKGVGVLGIIIGIMYLILGFYAWDPFYLALLIGIWLIISGVFEIINPRKEVSTDPVE; this is encoded by the coding sequence ATGGCTGCAGGCAAAAATGTTTTGTTAGGAATTTTAGCAATAATCTTAGGTTTAATAGTCATTGCGTTTCCATTGATAAGTGTTTTCACATTCAGTGTTCTGGCAGGAATGGGAGTGCTCATTTTGGGTATTTGGTTTCTGGTTCAGGCCTTTTCGGTCTGGGAAAGCAGTAAAGGAATTAGTATAGTCTACTTAATCCTGGGAATTATTGCTATCATAGCAGGAATAGGATTGGTAGGGAATATACTAGCATTGAGCTTCTTAACTAGCTTTATATTATATTTAGCAGGGTTTTTCCTGTTCATGTCCGGTGTAATTACACTGTTTGCTGGGGAAGGCGGATCTGCCAAGGGGGTAGGTGTTCTAGGAATTATAATAGGTATCATGTACTTAATTCTAGGATTTTATGCCTGGGATCCCTTCTATCTGGCACTGTTAATTGGTATCTGGCTAATAATCAGCGGAGTCTTTGAAATAATTAATCCTAGAAAAGAAGTTAGTACAGACCCTGTTGAATAA
- a CDS encoding ABC transporter permease: MGIYALSWKNLRRNRLRNLSTVLRISLGVIILLILVSSGLGISSFIEKSGTSNGNILAGQKSNQTSGTDNQTNIVSSAVNYLNSFLGSTFTENQLINRLESFLVNVVYILDGIASIALLIGVLGIMNTMGFNLSERKREIGLLKCMGFTKRQILISCTLEAGLLGLIGSIIGVIIGTLGIWIISTFFQPGLFTILLPFWLFIGTITVTTMLSLVLGLYPAWFTSQINVEEALLCEY; the protein is encoded by the coding sequence ATGGGAATATACGCCTTGTCCTGGAAAAATTTACGCCGTAATCGGTTGCGAAATCTATCCACAGTTTTGAGAATTTCCCTGGGGGTTATAATACTACTTATCCTTGTAAGTTCAGGTTTAGGGATAAGTAGCTTCATTGAAAAGTCTGGAACATCAAATGGGAATATACTGGCTGGGCAAAAATCAAATCAAACATCTGGCACCGACAATCAGACAAACATAGTATCATCAGCAGTTAATTATTTAAATTCATTTTTAGGAAGTACTTTCACTGAAAACCAGCTTATAAATCGCCTGGAATCTTTTTTAGTTAATGTTGTTTACATTTTAGATGGAATAGCCAGTATTGCCCTTTTAATTGGTGTTCTGGGAATTATGAATACCATGGGATTCAACCTCTCCGAACGAAAACGAGAAATAGGCCTCCTTAAGTGCATGGGATTTACTAAAAGACAAATTCTTATTAGTTGCACTCTTGAAGCGGGTTTACTTGGCCTCATTGGATCGATTATAGGAGTCATCATTGGAACTTTAGGTATCTGGATAATATCTACCTTTTTCCAGCCAGGTTTGTTTACAATACTACTCCCCTTCTGGTTATTTATAGGAACCATTACCGTGACTACCATGCTCAGCCTTGTTCTCGGCCTGTATCCTGCCTGGTTCACATCACAAATCAATGTAGAGGAGGCTCTTCTCTGTGAATACTGA
- a CDS encoding FUSC family protein, whose translation MEKKGFVGRLKILSKPTGKPLWSQAVKSIILMILAALVAKSLGFDEGIKAVMFITLIATIIIDLPLPLRKIIPMAFVGFIMTFLAFISSSLALSSLPVFLFFTVIWAFLSLSMYIFSESVGLFGFIIFCGYFLSVALVNRDASTLDWGLYIILAYLVASILFIPKIWGQKKDILNMIASSFVPETSLERVLSIRETLSGIPIEGRDYELFRIGNYLTGFRGYSKLMLSRLSGESHELFHSFMITADKSSLEIARNITNVPHPVELESIDQGIKNMEKSFNSRDPNTKTLIDASKNIQTLLQRANDLLVGKYPSTGKLRILSPRSSLKDVLEANFNLKNMYIRHALRFSLALTLGLLVVYLTHGRDALWVTMGILIIIKPDVTSTLNNIILRVSFNVVAIILAIILGFLFPHYALVWLGFLMLFLFRAFYPSYMGLSVMFLSIFVVLIWPTGPVWENAIARIIDISIGAIIAFICAYLILPSRMTVDLPGQIARTIHANREYAKAVIPDEEMDYDHENAVTHFRKYMLEEKNLESAIKKVDDTFNNVGEDVSLYKELGAANRKLAADISALATLIESGASLPDISRFKEQLIDALNELALSVNKNVVLPRANINKFYNDSDVESNLESYLDWITNDVKFMQEGVELGHQTGSLERYREMS comes from the coding sequence GTGGAAAAGAAGGGTTTTGTAGGAAGGTTAAAAATATTATCCAAACCTACTGGTAAACCCCTGTGGAGCCAAGCTGTTAAATCTATAATTTTAATGATTTTAGCGGCATTAGTAGCCAAGTCTTTGGGTTTTGATGAGGGAATTAAAGCAGTCATGTTTATTACCCTGATAGCCACCATAATCATAGACTTGCCACTGCCCCTTCGTAAGATCATCCCCATGGCTTTCGTTGGCTTTATAATGACTTTTTTAGCTTTCATAAGTTCTTCTCTGGCTCTCTCGAGTTTGCCTGTCTTTTTATTTTTTACTGTTATCTGGGCTTTTTTAAGCCTTTCCATGTACATTTTCAGTGAAAGCGTTGGTCTTTTTGGTTTTATAATATTCTGTGGTTACTTCCTGTCAGTGGCTCTGGTTAACCGGGATGCTTCCACACTTGACTGGGGACTTTACATAATTTTAGCCTATCTGGTTGCATCTATCCTTTTCATACCTAAAATTTGGGGGCAAAAAAAGGATATTTTAAACATGATTGCTTCTTCTTTCGTCCCCGAAACCTCCCTCGAGCGTGTGTTATCCATTAGAGAGACATTATCCGGAATTCCTATTGAGGGAAGGGATTATGAACTTTTCAGAATTGGAAATTATCTCACCGGGTTTAGAGGTTACAGTAAACTGATGTTATCCCGTTTATCCGGTGAATCCCATGAATTATTCCACAGTTTCATGATTACTGCTGATAAAAGCAGTTTAGAGATTGCGAGGAACATTACCAATGTTCCACATCCCGTGGAGTTAGAATCCATAGATCAGGGGATTAAAAATATGGAAAAATCTTTTAATTCCAGAGATCCAAATACCAAAACCCTGATTGATGCATCCAAAAACATCCAAACTCTACTTCAAAGGGCCAATGATCTCCTGGTGGGGAAGTATCCTTCCACTGGAAAATTAAGGATATTATCACCCCGAAGCTCTCTTAAAGATGTTTTAGAAGCTAATTTTAATCTAAAGAACATGTACATACGTCATGCTCTGAGATTCTCCCTGGCCCTTACTCTTGGACTTCTGGTGGTGTATTTAACCCATGGACGTGACGCACTCTGGGTTACCATGGGTATTTTAATCATAATCAAACCGGATGTTACCAGCACCCTGAATAACATTATTTTAAGGGTTTCATTTAATGTTGTGGCTATAATCCTGGCTATAATTCTAGGATTCTTATTCCCTCATTATGCACTAGTCTGGTTAGGTTTCCTGATGCTTTTCTTATTCAGGGCATTTTATCCCAGTTACATGGGACTTTCAGTTATGTTCCTTTCCATTTTCGTGGTGTTGATATGGCCCACAGGACCAGTATGGGAAAATGCAATTGCCCGCATAATCGACATATCCATTGGTGCTATTATAGCATTCATCTGCGCTTACCTTATTCTGCCCAGCCGCATGACAGTAGATCTTCCTGGGCAGATCGCCAGAACCATCCATGCCAACCGAGAATATGCAAAAGCAGTTATTCCAGACGAAGAGATGGATTACGATCATGAAAATGCAGTCACCCATTTCAGGAAATACATGTTGGAGGAAAAAAACCTTGAATCCGCTATTAAAAAGGTTGATGATACCTTTAATAATGTTGGGGAGGATGTGTCATTGTATAAAGAACTCGGTGCAGCCAATCGAAAATTAGCAGCTGATATTTCTGCCCTGGCCACTCTAATTGAATCCGGTGCGAGTTTACCTGACATTTCCCGTTTTAAAGAACAGTTGATTGATGCTCTGAATGAACTGGCTCTTTCTGTGAATAAAAACGTGGTACTTCCCCGGGCGAACATCAATAAATTTTATAATGATTCTGATGTTGAATCAAACCTGGAAAGTTACCTGGATTGGATCACCAATGATGTTAAATTCATGCAGGAAGGAGTGGAACTGGGTCACCAAACCGGATCACTGGAAAGATATCGTGAAATGTCTTAA
- a CDS encoding phospholipase D-like domain-containing protein → MESVKGRILYKRGTPLETTIKTLKISENCHQSLINYSKSDSEGNFDFELSESADHILLHFYQGEKLLHVLEKTDFQGDLDLGDITTSSQNIAVKGRVVDEDGNPIKGLMITAFDIDIGPDDFLGCNWTDDEGKYFITYDPSRYHFQLDEENVVKTSLNPVSIIKKSLSLLDREPDIKIIVNDRLGVFELKRSDEYPDVSEIVKEVEDIVMPRSWVEGWLVTLEDHKPQRLTDNNSFKPLIDNEMALEEIMKAIKGAKSYIYLTQFQFRPDFLAKPYVSPEGVNGSSLAETLIAASKQGVKVRILINQNLLIPDDYDEIAEIFKDTEVVVRPFDAQGPHAMHAKILMVDGKEAFIIGSPFTQDYWDTVKHFLHDLRRGSKDKQPVHDVSIQINGGAATYIEEYFVELWNYLSTTKYAGKDKLVAHAEPVPAGKQALQVVRSITPQTILKNGEKGVLEMYRRAISNAEDFIYMENQYFTNPYIVKAIKAALENNEDLQLILVINGNPDVPTYRFYQHHRLKKIGLDLDGPLLEHPRIGVYNLWGLEEKKEPHTLQPFYVHSKVSIVDDKWATIGTSNLDGSSLSGAEEFTQITNPDLHLNMEINAVILDTEAVKTGNVKNFREELWSEHLGLNKMEKNSGGWLEIWREIALKNVELLKKDKPLMQGHILPYTPAKKSAHKIKSLGINNTHLMPVD, encoded by the coding sequence ATGGAAAGTGTTAAAGGGCGAATACTTTATAAAAGAGGCACTCCTCTTGAAACAACAATTAAAACCCTTAAAATAAGTGAAAATTGCCATCAATCCTTAATTAATTATTCTAAATCAGATTCTGAAGGTAATTTTGACTTTGAATTATCTGAATCTGCAGACCACATTTTGCTGCATTTTTATCAAGGTGAAAAGTTATTGCATGTTTTAGAAAAGACAGATTTTCAGGGAGATTTAGATCTAGGCGATATCACAACCAGTTCCCAGAATATAGCAGTTAAAGGGAGGGTAGTAGATGAGGATGGAAATCCTATAAAAGGTTTGATGATAACTGCTTTTGATATTGACATAGGCCCTGATGACTTTTTAGGTTGCAACTGGACTGATGACGAAGGGAAATATTTCATAACCTATGATCCTTCCCGTTACCATTTTCAGCTTGATGAGGAAAATGTAGTGAAAACCTCTCTTAATCCAGTATCCATCATAAAAAAATCACTCAGCCTTCTGGACCGCGAGCCAGATATAAAAATTATAGTAAATGACCGATTAGGAGTTTTTGAACTTAAAAGAAGTGATGAATACCCGGATGTAAGTGAAATTGTTAAAGAAGTTGAAGATATTGTAATGCCAAGATCATGGGTCGAAGGATGGCTTGTGACCCTTGAGGATCATAAGCCCCAACGTCTGACTGACAATAACAGTTTCAAACCACTAATAGATAATGAAATGGCTCTTGAAGAAATAATGAAAGCCATTAAAGGGGCTAAATCCTATATTTATCTCACTCAGTTCCAGTTTCGCCCTGATTTTCTGGCAAAGCCATATGTTTCCCCTGAAGGGGTTAATGGAAGTAGTCTGGCAGAAACTCTGATTGCTGCTTCAAAGCAAGGGGTGAAAGTAAGGATTCTAATAAACCAGAACCTCCTTATACCAGATGATTATGATGAAATAGCTGAAATATTTAAGGATACAGAGGTTGTGGTACGTCCATTCGATGCCCAGGGACCGCACGCCATGCATGCCAAAATTCTAATGGTGGATGGTAAGGAAGCATTTATCATAGGTTCTCCCTTCACCCAGGATTACTGGGACACCGTGAAACACTTCCTACACGATCTTCGCAGGGGTTCTAAGGACAAACAACCGGTACACGATGTTTCTATCCAGATTAACGGAGGAGCCGCCACTTATATTGAGGAATACTTCGTTGAACTGTGGAACTACCTATCCACTACGAAATACGCGGGAAAAGATAAACTGGTAGCCCATGCAGAGCCAGTTCCTGCGGGAAAACAGGCACTACAGGTGGTTAGATCAATCACCCCCCAAACGATCCTCAAAAATGGGGAAAAAGGAGTGTTAGAGATGTACAGAAGGGCCATATCCAATGCTGAGGACTTTATCTATATGGAAAACCAGTATTTCACCAATCCTTACATTGTTAAAGCCATTAAAGCAGCTCTGGAAAATAATGAAGACCTTCAACTTATTTTAGTTATTAATGGAAATCCGGATGTTCCTACTTATCGCTTCTACCAGCACCATCGCCTTAAAAAAATTGGATTAGACTTGGATGGGCCATTGTTAGAACATCCTCGTATTGGTGTTTATAATTTGTGGGGTTTGGAAGAAAAAAAAGAACCTCATACTTTGCAGCCTTTCTACGTTCACAGTAAGGTTTCTATTGTGGATGATAAATGGGCAACCATTGGCACTTCTAATCTGGATGGTAGTAGTCTCAGTGGAGCAGAGGAGTTCACGCAGATCACCAATCCTGATCTCCATCTAAACATGGAAATTAACGCAGTGATTCTGGATACTGAAGCAGTAAAAACAGGGAATGTGAAGAACTTCCGGGAAGAACTCTGGAGTGAACATTTGGGTTTAAATAAAATGGAAAAAAACTCTGGTGGTTGGCTTGAAATCTGGAGAGAAATTGCACTTAAGAATGTGGAACTCCTTAAAAAGGATAAACCATTAATGCAAGGCCACATCCTCCCCTACACTCCTGCAAAAAAATCTGCGCATAAAATAAAATCCCTGGGCATAAACAACACCCATTTAATGCCAGTTGATTGA